From Microbacterium sp. YJN-G, a single genomic window includes:
- the mutM gene encoding bifunctional DNA-formamidopyrimidine glycosylase/DNA-(apurinic or apyrimidinic site) lyase, which translates to MPELPEVEVVRSGLAPAVIGARVAAVDVLDERALTRHPSGADDFAARLEGRLVTGAARRGKFLWLPLEGDADALVAHLGMSGQLLLRAPDAGPERHERVRLHIEHQQHGRLAVVFSDQRTFGSLAVDALLDTPDTAPGGYGTDLARVPSQVAHIGRDALDPAFDESGFAASVLRRASAIKRILLDQTLVSGIGNIYADESLWAARIHPETEGRALPAQAVRRLMGEVRLVLEKALAEGGTSFDAQYVNVNGQAGYFAHSLNAYGQHGQPCPRCGGPIRRAAFMNRSSHFCPRCQRRR; encoded by the coding sequence GTGCCTGAGCTTCCCGAGGTCGAGGTCGTCCGATCCGGCCTCGCGCCCGCCGTCATCGGCGCCCGCGTCGCTGCCGTCGACGTGCTCGATGAGCGTGCGCTGACCCGGCATCCGTCCGGAGCGGACGACTTCGCCGCCCGACTCGAGGGGCGGCTCGTCACGGGGGCCGCTCGCCGCGGCAAGTTCCTGTGGCTGCCGCTGGAGGGCGACGCCGACGCGCTGGTCGCGCACCTCGGGATGAGCGGGCAGCTGCTGCTGCGGGCACCGGATGCCGGCCCCGAGCGGCACGAGCGCGTCCGGCTGCACATCGAGCATCAGCAGCACGGCCGGCTGGCCGTGGTGTTCTCCGACCAGCGCACCTTCGGCTCCCTCGCCGTCGACGCGCTTCTCGACACCCCGGATACCGCACCGGGAGGCTACGGCACGGATCTCGCGCGGGTGCCCTCGCAGGTCGCGCACATCGGACGCGACGCCCTCGATCCGGCGTTCGACGAGTCAGGGTTCGCGGCGTCCGTTCTTCGCCGGGCGAGCGCGATCAAGCGCATCCTGCTCGACCAGACCCTCGTCAGCGGCATCGGCAACATCTACGCCGACGAGTCGCTGTGGGCGGCACGCATCCACCCCGAGACCGAAGGCCGTGCGCTCCCGGCGCAGGCCGTGCGTCGTCTGATGGGCGAGGTGCGCCTCGTGCTCGAGAAGGCACTGGCCGAGGGTGGCACGAGCTTCGACGCGCAGTACGTCAACGTCAACGGTCAGGCGGGTTATTTCGCGCACTCCCTGAACGCATACGGACAGCACGGGCAGCCGTGCCCGCGGTGCGGCGGACCGATCCGCCGGGCGGCGTTCATGAACCGATCGAGCCACTTCTGCCCGCGCTGCCAGCGGCGGCGCTGA
- a CDS encoding GNAT family N-acetyltransferase encodes MTVTHTGPGLTITEMVVPAHLDDADAADFHALVALNNAVCLADTGLDDLSRTAAEMLPEWQDRTDHVTRTFLAHEGRALVGAVTVGHGVAEPTSAEVDLMVLPEHWGRGVEQALLDRAEAEVRALGRRVMQAWTLHRAAAGTAPLVPKTGWGAISSTPHARLLAENGFALEQVERNSAFDLQADPAPVERMLAEALAVAGDDYRVVSWTVPTPPELRAGYAWALSRMSTDVPSGDLEIDEETWDAERIARRDARFVDGGQTVSVAAVEHVPTGTIAAFNELVTGSAPGEVTHQYCTLVLKEHRGHRLGIVVKCANILRWRGIAPQSPRITTFNAEENRPMLDINEALGFAPASYAGAWQKRLA; translated from the coding sequence ATGACCGTGACGCACACCGGGCCCGGGCTGACCATCACCGAGATGGTCGTTCCCGCGCACCTGGATGACGCCGATGCCGCCGACTTCCACGCACTGGTGGCTTTGAACAACGCCGTCTGCCTGGCCGACACCGGCCTCGACGACCTGTCGCGCACCGCGGCGGAGATGCTGCCCGAGTGGCAGGATCGCACCGATCACGTGACCCGGACGTTCCTGGCGCACGAGGGCCGGGCACTGGTCGGGGCGGTCACCGTCGGCCACGGCGTCGCGGAGCCCACGAGTGCCGAGGTCGATCTGATGGTGCTGCCCGAACACTGGGGGCGCGGGGTCGAGCAGGCGCTGCTGGATCGCGCCGAGGCGGAGGTGCGCGCCCTCGGGCGGCGGGTGATGCAGGCGTGGACCCTGCACCGCGCCGCCGCGGGGACGGCGCCGCTCGTGCCGAAGACCGGATGGGGTGCGATCTCATCCACGCCGCATGCGCGACTGCTCGCGGAGAACGGCTTCGCGCTCGAGCAGGTGGAGCGCAACAGCGCCTTCGACCTGCAGGCCGACCCTGCTCCGGTGGAGCGGATGCTCGCCGAGGCGCTGGCCGTCGCCGGCGACGACTACCGCGTCGTCTCGTGGACCGTGCCGACCCCTCCCGAGCTGCGGGCGGGCTACGCCTGGGCGCTCTCGCGGATGTCGACCGACGTGCCCAGCGGTGACCTCGAGATCGATGAGGAGACGTGGGATGCCGAGCGCATCGCGCGTCGCGATGCACGCTTCGTCGATGGCGGCCAGACTGTGTCGGTCGCCGCTGTCGAGCACGTGCCGACCGGCACGATCGCGGCATTCAACGAGCTGGTGACGGGCTCCGCCCCCGGCGAGGTGACCCATCAGTACTGCACGCTGGTGCTGAAGGAGCACCGCGGACACCGGCTGGGCATCGTCGTGAAGTGTGCGAACATCCTGCGCTGGCGCGGCATCGCGCCGCAGTCGCCGAGGATCACCACGTTCAACGCGGAGGAGAACCGGCCGATGCTCGACATCAACGAAGCCCTCGGCTTCGCGCCGGCGTCCTACGCCGGTGCCTGGCAGAAGCGGCTCGCGTGA
- a CDS encoding GNAT family N-acetyltransferase has product MVLRTPRLDLRELTEDDLPALRSILQDDETMTAYEGAFDEQMVQDWLARMRRRYRDDGFGLWAVILQATGEMIGQCGLTRQHILDDDVIEVGYLFNRDHWHHGYASESAAACRDHAFASLGAERVYAQVRDTNISSMNVAIRLGMTVRGRFVKHYRGVRMPHLAFAVDRPIAVSVSDRRRST; this is encoded by the coding sequence ATGGTCCTCCGCACGCCCCGCCTCGACCTGCGCGAACTGACCGAGGACGATCTGCCGGCGCTGCGCAGCATCCTGCAGGATGACGAGACGATGACCGCCTACGAGGGCGCGTTCGATGAGCAGATGGTGCAGGACTGGCTGGCGCGGATGCGGCGTCGCTATCGCGACGACGGTTTCGGGCTGTGGGCGGTGATCCTCCAGGCGACGGGCGAGATGATCGGGCAGTGCGGGCTCACCCGCCAGCACATCCTCGACGACGACGTGATCGAGGTGGGGTATCTGTTCAACCGCGACCACTGGCATCACGGTTACGCGTCCGAGTCGGCCGCGGCCTGCCGGGATCACGCCTTCGCGTCCCTGGGCGCAGAACGCGTCTATGCGCAGGTGCGCGACACGAACATCTCGTCGATGAACGTCGCGATCCGTCTGGGGATGACGGTGCGCGGGCGCTTCGTGAAGCACTACCGCGGAGTCAGGATGCCGCACCTGGCGTTCGCCGTCGACCGACCGATTGCAGTCTCGGTCAGTGACCGTCGACGATCGACATGA
- the smc gene encoding chromosome segregation protein SMC, with translation MHLKSLTLKGFKSFAQPTSFVFEPGVTCIVGPNGSGKSNVVDALAWVMGEQGAKTLRGGKMEDVIFAGTSTRGPLGRAEVQLTIDNSDGALPIDYAEVTISRTLFRNGSSEYAINGSSCRLLDVQELLSDSGLGREMHVIVGQGRLDTVLQASPEDRRGFIEEAAGILKHRRRKEKTIRKLDAMETNLTRLSDLAGEIRRQLKPLGRQAEIAREAQGIAAVVRDAKARLFADDVVALRTALADHTRTEHERHTERLVLSDQLDGVRTGIQRLEAQQNSAAVDEARRVAFGLEQAQERMRSLYTLANQRLALLGSEDDDTVTAITVTQDTIDEARDEITRISEGLGDAQDAAATASREVVNARAELDTLDVDIAEQSALVSEYDMRLTALRGNADAAASALAAVRGAVLRQENALEAAHTRRREAAEALESIGDAEAPEGSAAEYAAAYEEAQKQVTTVEAERDALRERLHEAEREADSLTAKAAALSSALALSGGAAEIVASGASGVRGLVGDSVQVRAGYEAAVAAVLGPLTEGVLVDGADDAFDLVAAGGARGTVDFVIADTTAPTASAALDVPGTISAADVVDAPAGVRGVLAAVLVADDLPAARAARRALDAAADAHTTVVTRTGEVITAHTMRAGSGETSRLELAAERDAATDRLTEVRLAVDELREAREGAAEAVDEARRRAKDALRALREHDAALATHTEQLNRVTVQHEAAVAECERLEAGLAQAQATVADAEQAATRAKAELEDSESEPRPVLDASARDGLLEALEAAREGEVRARLEIETLRERVRAAQSRVVTLERQREQEREAAAEAARRAVIRRGQREAASAVAEEVPRVLDSIDRSVTEARVALAAAEAERSAHNEELTDLRKQEGSLRERLAGLTESVHGLELQIHENKLHLASLLERVASELALDEDILIAEYGPDQPVPRDPGAEEQDEDAAIPFDRRIQERRLKDAERKLAQLGRVNPLALEEFAALEQRHAFLTEQLADLTKTRQDLLAIIAELDERMQVIFAAAFEDTRQAFSEVFPLLFPGGSGSISLTNPDDMLTTGIEVAVRPVGKKIERLSLLSGGERSLAAVALLVAIFKARPSPFYILDEVEAALDDANLGRLLTVFEQLRENSQLLVITHQKRTMEIADALYGVSMRQDGVSAVVGQRVGDRAAAAS, from the coding sequence ATGCATCTGAAGAGCCTGACGCTCAAGGGTTTCAAGTCGTTCGCCCAGCCCACCTCGTTCGTCTTCGAACCGGGGGTCACCTGCATCGTCGGTCCCAACGGGTCGGGAAAGTCCAACGTCGTCGACGCCCTCGCCTGGGTGATGGGGGAGCAGGGCGCCAAGACCCTGCGCGGCGGCAAGATGGAGGACGTCATCTTCGCCGGCACGTCCACGCGGGGGCCGCTCGGGCGGGCTGAGGTGCAGCTGACGATCGACAACAGCGATGGGGCGCTGCCCATCGACTACGCCGAGGTGACGATCAGCCGCACGCTGTTCCGCAACGGCTCCAGCGAGTACGCGATCAACGGCTCCAGCTGCCGTCTGCTCGACGTGCAGGAGCTGCTCAGCGACTCGGGCCTGGGCCGCGAGATGCACGTCATCGTCGGCCAGGGGCGCCTGGACACCGTGCTGCAGGCCTCGCCCGAAGACCGCCGCGGATTCATCGAAGAGGCCGCCGGCATCCTCAAGCACCGCCGTCGCAAAGAGAAGACCATCCGCAAGCTCGACGCGATGGAGACCAACCTCACCCGGCTGAGCGATCTGGCGGGTGAGATCCGCCGGCAGCTCAAGCCCCTCGGCCGGCAGGCCGAGATCGCGCGTGAGGCGCAGGGCATCGCCGCCGTGGTGCGCGACGCGAAGGCCAGGCTGTTCGCCGACGATGTGGTCGCGCTGCGCACGGCGCTGGCCGACCACACCCGCACCGAGCACGAGCGTCACACCGAGAGGCTGGTGCTGTCCGATCAGCTCGACGGCGTGCGAACCGGCATCCAGCGTCTGGAGGCGCAGCAGAACTCCGCGGCGGTCGACGAGGCGCGACGGGTCGCATTCGGGCTGGAGCAGGCGCAGGAGCGGATGCGCAGTCTGTACACGCTTGCCAATCAGCGTCTGGCGCTGCTCGGCAGTGAGGACGACGACACCGTCACCGCGATCACCGTCACGCAGGACACCATCGACGAGGCCAGGGACGAGATCACCCGCATCTCCGAGGGGCTCGGCGACGCGCAGGATGCCGCGGCGACCGCGAGCCGCGAGGTCGTCAACGCCCGCGCCGAACTCGACACCCTCGACGTCGACATCGCCGAGCAGAGCGCGCTCGTCTCGGAGTACGACATGCGCCTGACCGCACTGCGGGGCAACGCGGATGCCGCGGCATCCGCCCTCGCCGCCGTCCGCGGCGCCGTGCTCAGGCAGGAGAACGCGCTCGAGGCGGCCCACACGCGCAGGCGTGAGGCCGCCGAGGCGCTCGAGTCCATCGGCGATGCCGAAGCCCCGGAAGGGTCGGCCGCAGAGTACGCCGCCGCCTACGAGGAGGCGCAGAAGCAGGTCACGACCGTGGAGGCCGAGCGCGACGCGCTGCGCGAGCGGCTGCATGAGGCCGAGCGCGAAGCCGACTCGCTGACGGCGAAGGCCGCCGCGCTCAGCAGCGCGCTGGCGCTGTCGGGCGGCGCCGCCGAGATCGTCGCCTCCGGGGCCTCTGGCGTGCGCGGACTCGTGGGCGACTCGGTGCAGGTGCGCGCCGGGTACGAGGCGGCCGTGGCGGCCGTGCTCGGCCCGCTCACGGAGGGCGTGCTCGTCGACGGGGCCGACGACGCCTTCGACCTCGTCGCCGCCGGCGGCGCGCGCGGCACGGTCGACTTCGTCATCGCCGATACGACGGCGCCGACGGCATCCGCGGCCCTCGACGTGCCGGGCACGATCTCGGCCGCCGACGTCGTCGACGCCCCGGCCGGGGTGCGCGGCGTCCTCGCCGCGGTGCTCGTCGCCGACGACCTGCCGGCCGCCCGCGCTGCACGACGGGCGCTGGATGCCGCCGCCGACGCGCACACCACGGTCGTCACGCGCACGGGTGAGGTGATCACCGCCCACACGATGCGTGCCGGGTCCGGTGAGACGTCCCGACTGGAGCTCGCGGCCGAGCGGGATGCCGCCACCGACCGGCTCACCGAGGTCCGGCTCGCGGTCGACGAGCTGCGCGAGGCGCGCGAGGGCGCCGCCGAGGCCGTGGACGAGGCGCGCCGTCGCGCGAAGGACGCCCTGCGGGCGCTGCGCGAGCACGACGCCGCGCTGGCCACGCACACCGAACAGCTCAACCGCGTCACGGTGCAGCACGAGGCCGCCGTTGCCGAGTGCGAGCGTCTGGAGGCGGGCCTCGCGCAGGCGCAGGCCACGGTGGCGGATGCCGAGCAGGCGGCCACCCGCGCCAAGGCGGAGCTCGAGGATTCGGAATCCGAGCCGCGCCCGGTGCTCGACGCCTCGGCCCGCGACGGACTGCTGGAGGCGCTGGAGGCCGCGCGCGAGGGCGAGGTGCGCGCCCGCCTCGAGATCGAGACCCTCCGCGAGCGCGTCCGCGCCGCGCAGTCACGCGTCGTCACGCTCGAACGGCAACGCGAGCAGGAGCGCGAGGCCGCGGCCGAAGCCGCCCGCCGTGCGGTCATCCGCCGTGGCCAGCGCGAGGCGGCATCCGCTGTCGCAGAGGAGGTGCCGCGCGTGCTCGACTCGATCGACCGGTCGGTCACCGAGGCACGTGTCGCCCTGGCGGCCGCCGAAGCGGAACGGTCGGCGCACAACGAGGAGCTCACCGATCTGCGCAAGCAGGAGGGCTCGCTGCGCGAACGCCTCGCCGGTCTCACCGAGAGCGTGCACGGGCTCGAGCTGCAGATCCACGAGAACAAGCTGCACCTGGCCAGCCTGCTCGAGCGCGTCGCGTCGGAACTGGCTCTCGACGAAGATATTCTCATCGCGGAATATGGGCCGGATCAGCCGGTTCCCCGCGATCCCGGTGCCGAGGAGCAGGACGAGGATGCCGCGATCCCGTTCGATCGGCGCATCCAGGAGCGTAGGCTCAAGGATGCCGAACGCAAGCTCGCGCAGCTCGGCCGGGTGAACCCGCTGGCGCTGGAGGAGTTCGCGGCGCTCGAGCAGCGGCACGCCTTCCTCACCGAGCAGCTCGCCGACCTGACCAAGACCCGGCAGGACCTGCTCGCGATCATCGCCGAGCTCGACGAGCGCATGCAGGTCATCTTCGCCGCCGCTTTCGAAGACACCAGGCAGGCGTTCTCGGAGGTGTTCCCGCTGCTGTTCCCGGGCGGATCGGGCAGCATCTCGCTGACGAACCCCGACGACATGCTCACCACGGGCATCGAGGTGGCCGTGCGTCCGGTCGGCAAGAAGATCGAACGGCTCTCGCTGCTCTCGGGCGGTGAGCGGTCCCTGGCCGCGGTGGCACTGCTGGTGGCGATCTTCAAGGCGCGGCCGAGCCCCTTCTACATCCTCGACGAGGTGGAGGCCGCGCTCGACGACGCGAACCTCGGCCGGCTGCTGACGGTGTTCGAGCAGCTGCGCGAGAACTCGCAGCTGCTGGTCATCACGCACCAGAAGCGCACCATGGAGATCGCCGACGCCCTGTACGGCGTGTCCATGCGCCAGGACGGCGTCTCGGCGGTGGTCGGCCAGCGAGTCGGCGACCGTGCCGCCGCGGCATCCTGA
- a CDS encoding GNAT family N-acetyltransferase gives MKTESDMTITLPAGATLRPLELPARADAGPTPGIRDYAEVRNACILESTGRDDDALSADELLAMLYSTPDRVRRQWAVEIDSRTVGCCALDIMQDDGGETAIVVVALLRSAWGGGIGAAAYAHVESTARAAGVRKLQHWSEHHDDNDAPLPVLASPTGFGSVPADRAARFLIRNGFRLEQIERASALIWSDDTVARLQALRAEAEQHAIGYRVVRWSVPTPPEHVEGYAWMKSRMSTDAPDAGLGTPEEAWDAARVERQDERMIRRGRTMMVTAAQHVETGELCAYNELAIHTGEPTRPTQQQDTLVLSSHRGHRLGMLVKTAALLAWHEAHPLSPRVVTYNAEENRAMLSINEAIGFTPIAYEGAWRKDVT, from the coding sequence ATGAAGACCGAATCCGATATGACGATCACTCTTCCCGCCGGGGCCACCCTGCGTCCGCTCGAGCTGCCGGCTCGGGCGGACGCAGGTCCGACTCCCGGCATCCGTGACTATGCCGAGGTGCGCAACGCGTGCATCCTCGAGTCCACCGGACGCGACGACGACGCGCTCAGTGCCGACGAGCTGCTCGCGATGCTCTACAGCACCCCGGACCGCGTCCGGCGTCAATGGGCCGTCGAGATCGACAGCAGGACGGTGGGATGCTGTGCCCTCGACATCATGCAGGATGACGGCGGCGAGACCGCGATCGTCGTCGTGGCTCTGCTGCGCTCGGCCTGGGGCGGCGGGATCGGCGCGGCGGCGTACGCGCACGTCGAGTCGACGGCTCGTGCCGCCGGAGTGCGCAAGCTGCAGCACTGGTCCGAGCACCACGACGACAACGACGCGCCGCTGCCCGTGCTGGCTTCGCCCACCGGATTCGGCAGCGTGCCCGCCGACCGCGCTGCCCGCTTCCTCATCCGGAACGGCTTCCGCCTCGAGCAGATCGAACGCGCGAGCGCGCTGATCTGGAGCGACGACACCGTCGCCCGGCTGCAGGCGCTGCGCGCCGAGGCCGAGCAGCACGCCATCGGCTACCGGGTCGTGCGGTGGAGCGTTCCGACGCCGCCCGAGCACGTCGAGGGCTATGCGTGGATGAAGTCGCGCATGTCCACCGACGCGCCCGACGCAGGACTCGGCACGCCTGAGGAGGCCTGGGACGCCGCCCGCGTCGAGCGGCAGGACGAAAGGATGATCCGGCGCGGCCGGACGATGATGGTCACCGCCGCGCAGCACGTCGAGACCGGCGAGCTGTGCGCATACAACGAACTCGCCATCCACACCGGCGAACCGACGCGGCCGACTCAGCAGCAGGACACGCTCGTGCTCTCGAGTCACCGCGGGCATCGGCTCGGGATGCTCGTGAAGACCGCGGCGCTGCTCGCGTGGCACGAGGCCCACCCGCTCTCGCCCAGGGTCGTCACCTACAACGCCGAGGAGAACCGGGCGATGCTCTCCATCAACGAAGCCATCGGCTTCACCCCCATCGCCTATGAGGGCGCATGGCGGAAGGACGTGACATGA
- the rpmF gene encoding 50S ribosomal protein L32 produces MAGNPPKRKVSRSNTRSRRAQWKADAPALVKTIENGKVVYSRPHQAKVVTDSQGTELFLEYKGRKVADV; encoded by the coding sequence ATGGCCGGTAACCCCCCGAAGCGCAAGGTCTCCCGTTCCAACACGCGCAGCCGTCGTGCGCAGTGGAAGGCTGACGCGCCCGCTCTGGTGAAGACCATCGAGAACGGCAAGGTCGTCTACAGCCGTCCGCACCAGGCGAAGGTCGTCACCGACTCGCAGGGCACCGAGCTGTTCCTGGAGTACAAGGGCCGCAAGGTCGCCGACGTCTGA
- a CDS encoding YceD family protein — protein MREHQFSVTLDDKWGEGIVSVEAGETVDLDVRLESVHEGILVSGTADSDYTGVCGRCLTDITAPVEVEFQELFAYPGEEETDFEVQDDHVDLETLVRDAVVLSLPFQPVCQPDCLGLDPNTGEKLTASTDAESTPPIDPRWSALRQITDQDAEAESRGAEKEES, from the coding sequence ATGCGCGAGCATCAGTTCTCGGTCACGCTCGACGACAAGTGGGGTGAGGGCATCGTCTCGGTCGAAGCCGGCGAGACCGTCGACCTCGACGTGCGCCTGGAGTCGGTGCACGAGGGCATTCTCGTGTCCGGCACGGCCGATTCGGATTACACCGGGGTGTGCGGACGCTGCCTCACCGACATCACTGCGCCTGTCGAAGTCGAGTTCCAGGAGCTTTTCGCGTATCCTGGTGAGGAGGAAACTGACTTCGAGGTTCAAGACGACCACGTGGATCTTGAAACTCTGGTCAGGGATGCGGTCGTATTGTCGCTTCCATTTCAGCCGGTGTGTCAGCCGGATTGCCTGGGTCTCGACCCGAACACAGGTGAGAAGCTGACCGCGAGCACCGACGCAGAGAGCACCCCTCCCATCGATCCTCGATGGAGTGCGCTCCGACAGATCACAGACCAGGACGCCGAGGCAGAGAGCCGCGGCGCCGAGAAAGAAGAGAGCTAG
- the rnc gene encoding ribonuclease III yields MAERSAGAETLTEKLGVEIDAELLDRALTHRSYAYEHGGIPHNERLEFLGDSVLGLAVTVMLFTTHPDLDEGALAKRRASVVSTVALAEVARGIGLGAHLRLGRGEEQTGGRDKDSILADTMEAVFGAVFLSAGPDAAESLVLRLTEPLLADPERYGAAMDPKTSLQELAARLGATPPLYAIESAGPDHDRVFTATVSVGDLRSTGSGTSKKTAEMAAALTAWRELSERAESAGA; encoded by the coding sequence GTGGCGGAGAGATCCGCGGGAGCAGAGACTCTCACCGAGAAGCTCGGCGTCGAGATCGACGCCGAGCTTCTCGATCGCGCTCTGACGCACCGCTCGTACGCCTACGAGCACGGTGGCATCCCGCACAACGAACGTCTGGAGTTCCTCGGCGACTCCGTGCTCGGTCTTGCCGTGACGGTGATGCTGTTCACCACGCATCCTGATCTCGACGAGGGCGCCCTGGCGAAGCGGCGTGCCAGCGTCGTGTCGACCGTCGCGCTGGCCGAGGTCGCCCGCGGCATCGGGCTGGGCGCACACCTGCGCCTGGGCCGGGGCGAGGAGCAGACCGGCGGACGCGACAAGGACTCGATCCTCGCCGACACCATGGAGGCCGTCTTCGGCGCCGTGTTCCTATCGGCGGGGCCGGATGCCGCCGAGAGCCTCGTGCTGCGGTTGACCGAGCCGCTGCTCGCCGACCCCGAGCGCTACGGCGCCGCGATGGATCCGAAGACGAGCCTGCAGGAGCTCGCGGCACGGCTGGGCGCCACGCCGCCGCTGTATGCGATCGAGTCTGCAGGCCCCGACCACGACCGCGTCTTCACCGCGACGGTGAGCGTCGGCGATCTGAGATCGACTGGCAGCGGCACCAGCAAGAAGACCGCCGAGATGGCGGCCGCGCTCACCGCCTGGCGCGAGCTCAGCGAGAGGGCCGAGTCGGCAGGTGCCTGA